The Caenorhabditis elegans chromosome II genome has a segment encoding these proteins:
- the szy-20 gene encoding SUZ domain-containing protein (Confirmed by transcript evidence): MSKENVSLVVADSWDDADADPVKELMDKVEKVKLLQRKEEKKEAFFEKVKAEESSGVVSKLQTEEGLGPSAEEPKRVFLRRPKDGFAASENVIEASPPTSADTEEQPVTNVRSRSHHKLNQKEKQPAPTYEERQAAYQAARNRILGTEYKPDNQEIKEIKFIDRSKSPETLKMTQQNMVEHYGEELSRELMEQPAEIVPPERQYTPDFTNYIPYNLPNMAYPPPNFQPQGQLHHQMNAGQLHQIQQQQQQCQQIQHQPPQQHQQVINGQVMNQQNQRNQVNSYPQQNGAGRGQNRQPMMYQMPCNSGPTAKPPPLMNQMQNRCMTNNGQNYQNRNMQQQGQQRSYSSQPQNGQFYQNGNSNQNNPNNGRKQQHQPQQQQNKSGKFGQNRNDMQKNNYQPNLQQPPMSQNPIPFGCPPRNVNAIREQHANNGSPNTGAGILGPHPMMSASQWPALQQNRPQ, from the exons ATGAGTAAAGAAAATG TTTCTCTAGTTGTCGCCGATAGCTGGGATGATGCAGATGCGGATCCAGTCAAGGAATTAATGGATAAGGTTGAGAAG GTAAAACTTCTTCAGCGGaaggaagaaaagaaggaagcattttttgagaaagtaaAAGCAGAAGAGAGTAGCGGTGTCGTTTCGAA actcCAGACAGAAGAAGGTCTCGGACCATCAGCTGAAGAGCCTAAACGAGTGTTCCTTCGGCGCCCTAAAGATGGTTTTGCTGCATCTGAAAATGTCATCGAAGCATCGCCACCAACATCTGCAGATACAGAAGAACAGCCAGTGACAAACGTCCGATCTCGCTCTCACCACAAATTAAATCAAAAGGAAAAACAACCTGCTCCTACTTATGAGGAACGACAAGCTGCATACCAAGCAGCTCGTAACAGAATTTTGGGAACCGAGTACAAACCCGATAATCAGGAAATCAAAGAAATCAAGTTTATTGATCGCTCCAAATCACCTGAAACTCTCAAAATGACTCAACAAAACATGGTAGAGCACTATGGAGAGGAATTGAGCCGCGAATTAATGGAGCAGCCAGCTGAAATTGTCCCTCCTGAACGGCAATATACTCCAGATTTTACG AACTACATTCCGTACAATCTACCAAACATGGCCTACCCACCTCCAAACTTCCAACCCCAAGGACAACTGCACCATCAAATGAATGCAGGACAACTACACCAAattcaacaacaacagcaacaatGCCAACAGATTCAACATCAACCGCCTCAGCAACACCAACAGGTTATAAATGGCCAAGTGATGAATCAACAGAACCAAAGAAATCAGGTGAATAGTTATCCACAGCAGAATGGTGCTGGTCGTGGACAGAATCGACAGCCGATGATGTATCAGATGCCATGCAACAGTGGGCCGACAGCAAAGCCCCCGCCGTTGATGAATCAAATGCAGAATAGATGTATGACCAACAATGGTCAAAACTATCAGAATAGGAATATGCAGCAGCAAGGTCAGCAGCGATCATATTCGTCACAGCCTCAGAATGGTCAGTTCTACCAAAACGGAAATTCCAACCAGAACAATCCGAATAATGGTAGAAAACAGCAGCATCAGCCACAGCAGCAGCAGaacaaatcaggaaaattcgGACAGAATAGAAATGATATGCAAAAGAACAATTATCAACCAAATCTACAGCAACCTCCGATGAGTCAAAATCCAATTCCATTTGG ATGCCCACCACGTAATGTGAATGCGATTCGAGAACAACACGCAAACAATGGATCCCCAAACACTGGCGCTGGAATTCTTGGACCACATCCAATGATGTCTGCATCCCAATGGCCAGCGTTGCAGCAGAATCGGCCTCAATAG
- the tomm-40 gene encoding Mitochondrial import receptor subunit TOM40 homolog (Confirmed by transcript evidence): protein MATPTESELASPIPQTNPGSYEELHRKARDVFPTCFEGAKLMVNKGLSSHFQVSHTLSLSAMNTGYRFGATYVGTNQVGPAEAYPILLGDTDVNGNTTATILHQLGIYRTKLQGQIQQGKLAGAQATIERKGRLSTLGLTLANIDLVNEAGILVGQFLRRLTPRLDVGTEMVYQYGKNIPGGQISVLSYAARYTANHFIAAATLGASGVHLTYYHKQNENLAFGVEFECNANVGEAVTTLAYQTELPEEGVTMRASFDTNWTVGGVFEKRLSQQLPFTLALSGTLNHVKAAGKFGIGLIIG, encoded by the exons ATGGCGACACCAACAGAAAGTGAGCTCGCCTCACCGATTCCTCAAACAAATCCGGGTTCATACGAAGAACTCCACCGCAAAGCTCGTGATGTCTTCCCAACATGTTTCGAAGGAGCCAAGCTGATGGTTAATAAAGGACTGAGTTCGCACTTCCAG gtttctcacactctttctctctctgCAATGAACACCGGATACCGATTTGGAGCAACATATGTAGGAACCAATCAG GTTGGACCGGCAGAAGCTTACCCAATTCTTCTTGGAGACACTGATGTAAATGGAAACACTACCGCAACCATACTTCACCAACTTG GAATATACCGAACAAAACTTCAAGGGCAAATCCAGCAAGGAAAATTGGCTGGTGCGCAAGCCACAATTGAGAGAAA AGGCCGTCTCAGCACGCTGGGTCTCACTTTGGCAAACATTGATCTTGTCAACGAAGCTGGTATCTTGGTTGGACAGTTTTTGCGGAGACTTACACCCCGTCTTGATGTGGGAACTGAGATGGTATATCAGTATGGAAAGAATATTCCTGGAGGACAGATCTCAGTGCTTTCGTATGCAGCTCGATACACTGCAAATCATTTCATCGCAGCTGCCACACTCGGGGCATCCG GAGTACACCTAACTTACTATCacaaacaaaatgaaaacttggCGTTCGGAGTCGAATTTGAGTGCAATGCCAATGTTGGAGAAGCCGTCACCACGCTAGCCTATCAAACCGAGCTGCCAGAGGAAGGTGTAACCATGAGAGCTAGCTTTGACACTAACTG GACTGTTGGTGGTGTATTCGAAAAACGTCTCAGTCAGCAGCTCCCATTCACCTTGGCTCTATCGGGTACTCTTAACCACGTGAAGGCTGCTGGAAAGTTCGGAATCGGACTTATCATTGGTTAA
- the C18E9.5 gene encoding uncharacterized protein (Confirmed by transcript evidence): MSSVSEKEHRIIDDFDYGDNVSIIDRSEIVDWSAIVIKIILGLVFIGFASGCIIYSVITSEEYVHPAAINSTFFSYDVSQHCDNGTLTWSNRTGSINDYDKVTTGIAWLQDSTRKRIYHRIGIAPNDKDWRVSHYVFVNHTFFVDRNGCTRQAYGYDEYLRRLGFHKIRMQRTESISVEEDESVKVNFYEGEPSHDIMIDGIHPTIVRAYTQPDNSFTYAWEYIFPQTPDETGLFRKDYWFPEMKAGVDDEGIFEELPSSCYKQTD, from the exons ATGTCGAGCGTTTCAGAGAAAGAGCATCGAAT AATCGATGATTTTGATTATGGGGATAATGTATCTATTATTGATagatctgaaattgttgat TGGAGTGCCATAGTTATCAAAATTATTCTGGGACTTGTGTTCATTGGTTTTGCATCTGGATGCATCATATACTCTGTAATCACAT CAGAGGAGTATGTACACCCAGCCGCTATAAACTCAACTTTCTTCTCCTATGATGTCAGTCAACACTGTGACAATGGAACATTGACGTGGTCGAATAGGACAGGATCTATTAATGATTATGAT AAAGTGACAACTGGAATCGCGTGGTTACAGGACTCAACCAGAAAACGCATTTATCATAGAATCggaattgctccaaatgacAAGGACTGGAGGGTTTCTCATTATGTTTTTGT aaacCATACATTCTTCGTTGATCGTAACGGATGCACCAGACAAGCATACGGTTATGATGAGTATCTGAGAAG actcGGATTCCATAAGATCAGAATGCAACGAACCGAGTCAATTTCAGTTGAAGAAGATGAGAGTGTGAAAGTGAACTTCTACGAAGGCGAACCATCACATGATATTATGATCGATGGAATTCATCCAACAATTGTTAGAGCATACACTCAACCGGATAATT CGTTCACTTATGCATGGGAATACATTTTCCCACAAACTCCAGACGAGACAGGCCTTTTCCGAAAGGATTATTGGTTTCCCGAAATGAAGGCGGGAGTTGACGATGAAGGAATATTCGAAGAATTGCCATCGTCCTGTTATAAACAAACTGATTAG
- the szy-20 gene encoding Suppressor of zyg-1 protein 20 (Confirmed by transcript evidence), whose amino-acid sequence MSKENVVADSWDDADADPVKELMDKVEKVKLLQRKEEKKEAFFEKVKAEESSGVVSKLQTEEGLGPSAEEPKRVFLRRPKDGFAASENVIEASPPTSADTEEQPVTNVRSRSHHKLNQKEKQPAPTYEERQAAYQAARNRILGTEYKPDNQEIKEIKFIDRSKSPETLKMTQQNMVEHYGEELSRELMEQPAEIVPPERQYTPDFTNYIPYNLPNMAYPPPNFQPQGQLHHQMNAGQLHQIQQQQQQCQQIQHQPPQQHQQVINGQVMNQQNQRNQVNSYPQQNGAGRGQNRQPMMYQMPCNSGPTAKPPPLMNQMQNRCMTNNGQNYQNRNMQQQGQQRSYSSQPQNGQFYQNGNSNQNNPNNGRKQQHQPQQQQNKSGKFGQNRNDMQKNNYQPNLQQPPMSQNPIPFGCPPRNVNAIREQHANNGSPNTGAGILGPHPMMSASQWPALQQNRPQ is encoded by the exons ATGAGTAAAGAAAATG TTGTCGCCGATAGCTGGGATGATGCAGATGCGGATCCAGTCAAGGAATTAATGGATAAGGTTGAGAAG GTAAAACTTCTTCAGCGGaaggaagaaaagaaggaagcattttttgagaaagtaaAAGCAGAAGAGAGTAGCGGTGTCGTTTCGAA actcCAGACAGAAGAAGGTCTCGGACCATCAGCTGAAGAGCCTAAACGAGTGTTCCTTCGGCGCCCTAAAGATGGTTTTGCTGCATCTGAAAATGTCATCGAAGCATCGCCACCAACATCTGCAGATACAGAAGAACAGCCAGTGACAAACGTCCGATCTCGCTCTCACCACAAATTAAATCAAAAGGAAAAACAACCTGCTCCTACTTATGAGGAACGACAAGCTGCATACCAAGCAGCTCGTAACAGAATTTTGGGAACCGAGTACAAACCCGATAATCAGGAAATCAAAGAAATCAAGTTTATTGATCGCTCCAAATCACCTGAAACTCTCAAAATGACTCAACAAAACATGGTAGAGCACTATGGAGAGGAATTGAGCCGCGAATTAATGGAGCAGCCAGCTGAAATTGTCCCTCCTGAACGGCAATATACTCCAGATTTTACG AACTACATTCCGTACAATCTACCAAACATGGCCTACCCACCTCCAAACTTCCAACCCCAAGGACAACTGCACCATCAAATGAATGCAGGACAACTACACCAAattcaacaacaacagcaacaatGCCAACAGATTCAACATCAACCGCCTCAGCAACACCAACAGGTTATAAATGGCCAAGTGATGAATCAACAGAACCAAAGAAATCAGGTGAATAGTTATCCACAGCAGAATGGTGCTGGTCGTGGACAGAATCGACAGCCGATGATGTATCAGATGCCATGCAACAGTGGGCCGACAGCAAAGCCCCCGCCGTTGATGAATCAAATGCAGAATAGATGTATGACCAACAATGGTCAAAACTATCAGAATAGGAATATGCAGCAGCAAGGTCAGCAGCGATCATATTCGTCACAGCCTCAGAATGGTCAGTTCTACCAAAACGGAAATTCCAACCAGAACAATCCGAATAATGGTAGAAAACAGCAGCATCAGCCACAGCAGCAGCAGaacaaatcaggaaaattcgGACAGAATAGAAATGATATGCAAAAGAACAATTATCAACCAAATCTACAGCAACCTCCGATGAGTCAAAATCCAATTCCATTTGG ATGCCCACCACGTAATGTGAATGCGATTCGAGAACAACACGCAAACAATGGATCCCCAAACACTGGCGCTGGAATTCTTGGACCACATCCAATGATGTCTGCATCCCAATGGCCAGCGTTGCAGCAGAATCGGCCTCAATAG
- the szy-20 gene encoding SUZ domain-containing protein (Confirmed by transcript evidence), protein MSKENVSLVVADSWDDADADPVKELMDKVEKVKLLQRKEEKKEAFFEKVKAEESSGVVSKLQTEEGLGPSAEEPKRVFLRRPKDGFAASENVIEASPPTSADTEEQPVTNVRSRSHHKLNQKEKQPAPTYEERQAAYQAARNRILGTEYKPDNQEIKEIKFIDRSKSPETLKMTQQNMVEHYGEELSRELMEQPAEIVPPERQYTPDFTLQQPPPSVSESGGVYNGPPGFQQKQPNFQPTLQQQSLHQQQYLDNQYMMQMNVQIPIQYHNQTQHQFVPHEASAISTTSQNSNGDGQNDQAIYYYQAPTQQPMNYIPYNLPNMAYPPPNFQPQGQLHHQMNAGQLHQIQQQQQQCQQIQHQPPQQHQQVINGQVMNQQNQRNQVNSYPQQNGAGRGQNRQPMMYQMPCNSGPTAKPPPLMNQMQNRCMTNNGQNYQNRNMQQQGQQRSYSSQPQNGQFYQNGNSNQNNPNNGRKQQHQPQQQQNKSGKFGQNRNDMQKNNYQPNLQQPPMSQNPIPFGCPPRNVNAIREQHANNGSPNTGAGILGPHPMMSASQWPALQQNRPQ, encoded by the exons ATGAGTAAAGAAAATG TTTCTCTAGTTGTCGCCGATAGCTGGGATGATGCAGATGCGGATCCAGTCAAGGAATTAATGGATAAGGTTGAGAAG GTAAAACTTCTTCAGCGGaaggaagaaaagaaggaagcattttttgagaaagtaaAAGCAGAAGAGAGTAGCGGTGTCGTTTCGAA actcCAGACAGAAGAAGGTCTCGGACCATCAGCTGAAGAGCCTAAACGAGTGTTCCTTCGGCGCCCTAAAGATGGTTTTGCTGCATCTGAAAATGTCATCGAAGCATCGCCACCAACATCTGCAGATACAGAAGAACAGCCAGTGACAAACGTCCGATCTCGCTCTCACCACAAATTAAATCAAAAGGAAAAACAACCTGCTCCTACTTATGAGGAACGACAAGCTGCATACCAAGCAGCTCGTAACAGAATTTTGGGAACCGAGTACAAACCCGATAATCAGGAAATCAAAGAAATCAAGTTTATTGATCGCTCCAAATCACCTGAAACTCTCAAAATGACTCAACAAAACATGGTAGAGCACTATGGAGAGGAATTGAGCCGCGAATTAATGGAGCAGCCAGCTGAAATTGTCCCTCCTGAACGGCAATATACTCCAGATTTTACG CTTCAGCAGCCACCACCATCGGTATCGGAGAGCGGCGGAGTTTACAATGGACCGCCTGGGTTTCAACAGAAGCAACCAAATTTCCAGCCAACGTTACAACAACAATCGCTTCATCAACAACAGTATTTGGATAATCAGTATATGATGCAGATGAACGTACAAATTCCGATACAGTATCATAATCAGACCCAACATCAGTTTGTTCCGCATGAAGCCTCAGCTATTTCCACAACATCACAAAACAGCAACGGTGATGGTCAAAATGATCAAGCGATATATTATTATCAGGCGCCTACCCAACAGCCAatg AACTACATTCCGTACAATCTACCAAACATGGCCTACCCACCTCCAAACTTCCAACCCCAAGGACAACTGCACCATCAAATGAATGCAGGACAACTACACCAAattcaacaacaacagcaacaatGCCAACAGATTCAACATCAACCGCCTCAGCAACACCAACAGGTTATAAATGGCCAAGTGATGAATCAACAGAACCAAAGAAATCAGGTGAATAGTTATCCACAGCAGAATGGTGCTGGTCGTGGACAGAATCGACAGCCGATGATGTATCAGATGCCATGCAACAGTGGGCCGACAGCAAAGCCCCCGCCGTTGATGAATCAAATGCAGAATAGATGTATGACCAACAATGGTCAAAACTATCAGAATAGGAATATGCAGCAGCAAGGTCAGCAGCGATCATATTCGTCACAGCCTCAGAATGGTCAGTTCTACCAAAACGGAAATTCCAACCAGAACAATCCGAATAATGGTAGAAAACAGCAGCATCAGCCACAGCAGCAGCAGaacaaatcaggaaaattcgGACAGAATAGAAATGATATGCAAAAGAACAATTATCAACCAAATCTACAGCAACCTCCGATGAGTCAAAATCCAATTCCATTTGG ATGCCCACCACGTAATGTGAATGCGATTCGAGAACAACACGCAAACAATGGATCCCCAAACACTGGCGCTGGAATTCTTGGACCACATCCAATGATGTCTGCATCCCAATGGCCAGCGTTGCAGCAGAATCGGCCTCAATAG
- the szy-20 gene encoding Suppressor of zyg-1 protein 20 (Confirmed by transcript evidence), producing MSKENVVADSWDDADADPVKELMDKVEKVKLLQRKEEKKEAFFEKVKAEESSGVVSKLQTEEGLGPSAEEPKRVFLRRPKDGFAASENVIEASPPTSADTEEQPVTNVRSRSHHKLNQKEKQPAPTYEERQAAYQAARNRILGTEYKPDNQEIKEIKFIDRSKSPETLKMTQQNMVEHYGEELSRELMEQPAEIVPPERQYTPDFTQPPPSVSESGGVYNGPPGFQQKQPNFQPTLQQQSLHQQQYLDNQYMMQMNVQIPIQYHNQTQHQFVPHEASAISTTSQNSNGDGQNDQAIYYYQAPTQQPMNYIPYNLPNMAYPPPNFQPQGQLHHQMNAGQLHQIQQQQQQCQQIQHQPPQQHQQVINGQVMNQQNQRNQVNSYPQQNGAGRGQNRQPMMYQMPCNSGPTAKPPPLMNQMQNRCMTNNGQNYQNRNMQQQGQQRSYSSQPQNGQFYQNGNSNQNNPNNGRKQQHQPQQQQNKSGKFGQNRNDMQKNNYQPNLQQPPMSQNPIPFGCPPRNVNAIREQHANNGSPNTGAGILGPHPMMSASQWPALQQNRPQ from the exons ATGAGTAAAGAAAATG TTGTCGCCGATAGCTGGGATGATGCAGATGCGGATCCAGTCAAGGAATTAATGGATAAGGTTGAGAAG GTAAAACTTCTTCAGCGGaaggaagaaaagaaggaagcattttttgagaaagtaaAAGCAGAAGAGAGTAGCGGTGTCGTTTCGAA actcCAGACAGAAGAAGGTCTCGGACCATCAGCTGAAGAGCCTAAACGAGTGTTCCTTCGGCGCCCTAAAGATGGTTTTGCTGCATCTGAAAATGTCATCGAAGCATCGCCACCAACATCTGCAGATACAGAAGAACAGCCAGTGACAAACGTCCGATCTCGCTCTCACCACAAATTAAATCAAAAGGAAAAACAACCTGCTCCTACTTATGAGGAACGACAAGCTGCATACCAAGCAGCTCGTAACAGAATTTTGGGAACCGAGTACAAACCCGATAATCAGGAAATCAAAGAAATCAAGTTTATTGATCGCTCCAAATCACCTGAAACTCTCAAAATGACTCAACAAAACATGGTAGAGCACTATGGAGAGGAATTGAGCCGCGAATTAATGGAGCAGCCAGCTGAAATTGTCCCTCCTGAACGGCAATATACTCCAGATTTTACG CAGCCACCACCATCGGTATCGGAGAGCGGCGGAGTTTACAATGGACCGCCTGGGTTTCAACAGAAGCAACCAAATTTCCAGCCAACGTTACAACAACAATCGCTTCATCAACAACAGTATTTGGATAATCAGTATATGATGCAGATGAACGTACAAATTCCGATACAGTATCATAATCAGACCCAACATCAGTTTGTTCCGCATGAAGCCTCAGCTATTTCCACAACATCACAAAACAGCAACGGTGATGGTCAAAATGATCAAGCGATATATTATTATCAGGCGCCTACCCAACAGCCAatg AACTACATTCCGTACAATCTACCAAACATGGCCTACCCACCTCCAAACTTCCAACCCCAAGGACAACTGCACCATCAAATGAATGCAGGACAACTACACCAAattcaacaacaacagcaacaatGCCAACAGATTCAACATCAACCGCCTCAGCAACACCAACAGGTTATAAATGGCCAAGTGATGAATCAACAGAACCAAAGAAATCAGGTGAATAGTTATCCACAGCAGAATGGTGCTGGTCGTGGACAGAATCGACAGCCGATGATGTATCAGATGCCATGCAACAGTGGGCCGACAGCAAAGCCCCCGCCGTTGATGAATCAAATGCAGAATAGATGTATGACCAACAATGGTCAAAACTATCAGAATAGGAATATGCAGCAGCAAGGTCAGCAGCGATCATATTCGTCACAGCCTCAGAATGGTCAGTTCTACCAAAACGGAAATTCCAACCAGAACAATCCGAATAATGGTAGAAAACAGCAGCATCAGCCACAGCAGCAGCAGaacaaatcaggaaaattcgGACAGAATAGAAATGATATGCAAAAGAACAATTATCAACCAAATCTACAGCAACCTCCGATGAGTCAAAATCCAATTCCATTTGG ATGCCCACCACGTAATGTGAATGCGATTCGAGAACAACACGCAAACAATGGATCCCCAAACACTGGCGCTGGAATTCTTGGACCACATCCAATGATGTCTGCATCCCAATGGCCAGCGTTGCAGCAGAATCGGCCTCAATAG
- the szy-20 gene encoding SUZ domain-containing protein (Confirmed by transcript evidence): MSKENVVADSWDDADADPVKELMDKVEKVKLLQRKEEKKEAFFEKVKAEESSGVVSKLQTEEGLGPSAEEPKRVFLRRPKDGFAASENVIEASPPTSADTEEQPVTNVRSRSHHKLNQKEKQPAPTYEERQAAYQAARNRILGTEYKPDNQEIKEIKFIDRSKSPETLKMTQQNMVEHYGEELSRELMEQPAEIVPPERQYTPDFTLQQPPPSVSESGGVYNGPPGFQQKQPNFQPTLQQQSLHQQQYLDNQYMMQMNVQIPIQYHNQTQHQFVPHEASAISTTSQNSNGDGQNDQAIYYYQAPTQQPMNYIPYNLPNMAYPPPNFQPQGQLHHQMNAGQLHQIQQQQQQCQQIQHQPPQQHQQVINGQVMNQQNQRNQVNSYPQQNGAGRGQNRQPMMYQMPCNSGPTAKPPPLMNQMQNRCMTNNGQNYQNRNMQQQGQQRSYSSQPQNGQFYQNGNSNQNNPNNGRKQQHQPQQQQNKSGKFGQNRNDMQKNNYQPNLQQPPMSQNPIPFGCPPRNVNAIREQHANNGSPNTGAGILGPHPMMSASQWPALQQNRPQ; this comes from the exons ATGAGTAAAGAAAATG TTGTCGCCGATAGCTGGGATGATGCAGATGCGGATCCAGTCAAGGAATTAATGGATAAGGTTGAGAAG GTAAAACTTCTTCAGCGGaaggaagaaaagaaggaagcattttttgagaaagtaaAAGCAGAAGAGAGTAGCGGTGTCGTTTCGAA actcCAGACAGAAGAAGGTCTCGGACCATCAGCTGAAGAGCCTAAACGAGTGTTCCTTCGGCGCCCTAAAGATGGTTTTGCTGCATCTGAAAATGTCATCGAAGCATCGCCACCAACATCTGCAGATACAGAAGAACAGCCAGTGACAAACGTCCGATCTCGCTCTCACCACAAATTAAATCAAAAGGAAAAACAACCTGCTCCTACTTATGAGGAACGACAAGCTGCATACCAAGCAGCTCGTAACAGAATTTTGGGAACCGAGTACAAACCCGATAATCAGGAAATCAAAGAAATCAAGTTTATTGATCGCTCCAAATCACCTGAAACTCTCAAAATGACTCAACAAAACATGGTAGAGCACTATGGAGAGGAATTGAGCCGCGAATTAATGGAGCAGCCAGCTGAAATTGTCCCTCCTGAACGGCAATATACTCCAGATTTTACG CTTCAGCAGCCACCACCATCGGTATCGGAGAGCGGCGGAGTTTACAATGGACCGCCTGGGTTTCAACAGAAGCAACCAAATTTCCAGCCAACGTTACAACAACAATCGCTTCATCAACAACAGTATTTGGATAATCAGTATATGATGCAGATGAACGTACAAATTCCGATACAGTATCATAATCAGACCCAACATCAGTTTGTTCCGCATGAAGCCTCAGCTATTTCCACAACATCACAAAACAGCAACGGTGATGGTCAAAATGATCAAGCGATATATTATTATCAGGCGCCTACCCAACAGCCAatg AACTACATTCCGTACAATCTACCAAACATGGCCTACCCACCTCCAAACTTCCAACCCCAAGGACAACTGCACCATCAAATGAATGCAGGACAACTACACCAAattcaacaacaacagcaacaatGCCAACAGATTCAACATCAACCGCCTCAGCAACACCAACAGGTTATAAATGGCCAAGTGATGAATCAACAGAACCAAAGAAATCAGGTGAATAGTTATCCACAGCAGAATGGTGCTGGTCGTGGACAGAATCGACAGCCGATGATGTATCAGATGCCATGCAACAGTGGGCCGACAGCAAAGCCCCCGCCGTTGATGAATCAAATGCAGAATAGATGTATGACCAACAATGGTCAAAACTATCAGAATAGGAATATGCAGCAGCAAGGTCAGCAGCGATCATATTCGTCACAGCCTCAGAATGGTCAGTTCTACCAAAACGGAAATTCCAACCAGAACAATCCGAATAATGGTAGAAAACAGCAGCATCAGCCACAGCAGCAGCAGaacaaatcaggaaaattcgGACAGAATAGAAATGATATGCAAAAGAACAATTATCAACCAAATCTACAGCAACCTCCGATGAGTCAAAATCCAATTCCATTTGG ATGCCCACCACGTAATGTGAATGCGATTCGAGAACAACACGCAAACAATGGATCCCCAAACACTGGCGCTGGAATTCTTGGACCACATCCAATGATGTCTGCATCCCAATGGCCAGCGTTGCAGCAGAATCGGCCTCAATAG